A stretch of Microbacterium sp. LWH3-1.2 DNA encodes these proteins:
- a CDS encoding MFS transporter produces MSAHGHSTDSQWRQPAQVWAVAFACVVAFMGIGLVDPILPAIAESLEASPVQTELLFTSYLLVTGLAMLVTSWISSRIGAKATLLIGLALIVVFALLCSLSGSVDAIIGFRAGWGLGNALFISTALATIVGAASGGSGAAIVLYEAALGLGIAVGPLLGGLLGEISWRGPFFGVVALMAIAFVAVLVLLRGPIEKPVPVPLSAPFTALRIPSLAVLAVAALFYNIGFFVLLAFSPFPLGFGAMGIGFTFFGWGVALAITSVWVAPLLLRFMARTTVMLLTLPLLAIDLVVAGVVVDDAAALVASIIVGGLLLGVMNTVLTESVMEATDLPRSVASSSYSAVRFLGGAAAPPLAALLWHLYGPTVPYLFAAASVVAATGTILLGRRALARIDEREADAAEEAAAVLVGDAG; encoded by the coding sequence ATGAGCGCGCACGGGCACAGCACCGACTCACAATGGCGCCAGCCCGCCCAGGTGTGGGCGGTGGCGTTCGCGTGCGTCGTCGCGTTCATGGGCATCGGGCTCGTCGACCCGATCCTGCCCGCGATCGCAGAGTCGCTCGAGGCCAGCCCGGTGCAGACCGAGCTCCTCTTCACCAGCTATCTGCTGGTCACGGGTCTCGCGATGCTCGTCACGAGCTGGATATCGAGCCGCATCGGCGCGAAGGCGACCCTGCTCATCGGCCTGGCGCTCATCGTGGTGTTCGCGCTGCTCTGCTCGCTGAGCGGCAGCGTCGACGCGATCATCGGCTTCCGCGCCGGGTGGGGCCTCGGCAACGCCCTGTTCATCTCGACAGCGCTCGCGACGATCGTCGGGGCCGCGTCCGGCGGCAGCGGTGCAGCGATCGTGCTCTACGAGGCCGCACTGGGTCTCGGCATCGCGGTCGGTCCGCTCCTGGGCGGCCTGCTCGGCGAGATCAGCTGGCGCGGACCGTTCTTCGGCGTCGTGGCGCTGATGGCGATCGCGTTCGTCGCCGTGCTCGTGCTGTTGCGCGGGCCGATCGAGAAGCCGGTGCCTGTGCCGCTCTCGGCGCCCTTCACAGCGCTCCGCATTCCGTCGCTGGCCGTACTCGCCGTCGCAGCGCTGTTCTACAACATCGGCTTCTTCGTGCTGCTCGCGTTCTCGCCGTTCCCGCTCGGCTTCGGAGCGATGGGCATCGGCTTCACGTTCTTCGGCTGGGGCGTCGCCCTCGCGATCACGAGCGTGTGGGTCGCACCGCTGCTGCTGCGCTTCATGGCCCGCACCACCGTCATGCTCCTGACACTGCCGCTGCTCGCGATCGACCTGGTCGTCGCCGGAGTCGTCGTCGATGACGCTGCGGCGCTCGTCGCTTCGATCATCGTCGGCGGACTCCTCCTCGGTGTGATGAACACCGTGCTCACCGAGTCGGTGATGGAGGCGACCGACCTCCCCCGCTCGGTCGCCTCCTCGTCGTACTCGGCCGTCCGCTTCCTCGGCGGTGCCGCCGCTCCCCCGCTCGCCGCCCTGCTCTGGCACCTGTACGGCCCGACCGTGCCGTATCTGTTCGCCGCCGCATCCGTCGTCGCCGCGACGGGCACGATCCTCTTGGGCCGGCGCGCGCTCGCGCGCATAGACGAGCGCGAAGCGGATGCCGCGGAGGAGGCCGCGGCGGTCCTCGTGGGCGACGCGGGCTGA
- a CDS encoding SDR family NAD(P)-dependent oxidoreductase, translating into MLPDSPAPSDLPPSGIDPDDLATTLRVLAIMPGVDESHPDYVAVRRATAAMFKAVKKVRRREIREAIASADRAVVAATATGAPDRIDDETRGIPISSSTTAPTAGTLLKPRACYICKQPYTIVDAFYHQLCPTCAAMSHAKRNARTDLTGKRALLTGGRAKIGMYIALRLLRDGAHTTITTRFPRDAVRRFSGLPDAPEWIDRLKVVGIDLRDPAQVIGLAEDVAAAGPLDILINNATQTVRRSPGAYQPLVDAELAPLPDGPLPELVTFGHTNDRHPQALERSVTAHPILAAAAARADELTEQAMAAGSSSLERLAAGTAIDAGGLIPDLDHTNSWVQSVDEVDPLEMLEVQLANTTAPFLLVSKLRASLAASPARRTYVVNVSAMEGVFNRGYKGPGHPHTNMAKAAVNMLTRTSARELFETDRILMTSVDTGWITDERPHPTKVRLAEEGFHAPLDLVDGAARVYDPIVRGEAGEDLFGVFLKDYAPGQW; encoded by the coding sequence GTGCTTCCCGATTCCCCCGCGCCCTCCGACCTGCCGCCGAGCGGCATCGACCCGGACGATCTGGCGACCACCCTGCGGGTGCTCGCGATCATGCCGGGTGTCGACGAGTCGCACCCCGATTACGTGGCCGTCCGCCGGGCGACCGCCGCGATGTTCAAGGCGGTCAAGAAGGTGCGGCGCCGCGAGATCCGCGAGGCGATCGCCTCCGCCGACCGCGCTGTCGTCGCCGCAACGGCCACAGGGGCGCCGGACCGCATCGACGACGAGACCCGCGGCATCCCGATCAGCTCGTCCACGACCGCGCCCACCGCCGGCACTCTCCTCAAGCCGCGCGCCTGCTACATCTGCAAGCAGCCGTACACGATCGTCGACGCGTTCTACCACCAGCTCTGCCCGACGTGCGCGGCGATGAGCCACGCGAAGCGCAACGCGCGCACCGATCTCACCGGCAAGCGCGCGCTGCTCACCGGCGGCCGCGCGAAGATCGGCATGTACATCGCGCTGCGCCTCCTGCGCGACGGCGCGCACACCACGATCACGACGCGCTTCCCCCGCGACGCCGTGCGCCGTTTCAGCGGCCTCCCCGACGCCCCGGAATGGATCGATCGCCTGAAGGTGGTGGGCATCGACCTGCGCGATCCCGCCCAGGTGATCGGGCTGGCGGAGGACGTCGCGGCTGCAGGTCCGCTCGACATCCTGATCAACAACGCGACCCAGACCGTGCGCCGCTCGCCCGGTGCGTACCAGCCGCTCGTCGACGCCGAACTCGCACCGCTCCCCGATGGGCCTCTGCCGGAGCTGGTCACATTCGGCCACACGAACGACCGCCACCCGCAGGCACTGGAGCGCTCGGTCACCGCTCATCCGATCCTCGCCGCGGCCGCTGCGCGTGCCGACGAGCTGACCGAGCAGGCCATGGCTGCCGGTTCCAGCTCGCTCGAGCGCCTCGCGGCCGGCACCGCCATCGATGCCGGCGGGCTGATCCCCGACCTCGATCACACCAATTCGTGGGTGCAGAGCGTCGACGAGGTCGACCCGCTCGAGATGCTCGAGGTGCAGCTCGCGAACACGACAGCACCGTTCCTGCTCGTGTCGAAGCTGCGGGCATCGCTGGCCGCGAGCCCGGCCCGCAGGACGTACGTGGTCAATGTCAGCGCCATGGAGGGCGTCTTCAATCGCGGGTACAAGGGGCCGGGGCATCCGCACACCAACATGGCCAAGGCGGCCGTCAACATGCTGACGCGCACGAGCGCGCGCGAGCTCTTCGAGACCGATCGCATCCTCATGACGAGCGTCGACACCGGCTGGATCACCGACGAGCGCCCGCACCCGACGAAGGTGCGCCTCGCGGAGGAAGGCTTCCACGCGCCGCTGGACCTCGTCGACGGCGCCGCCCGCGTCTATGATCCGATCGTGCGCGGTGAGGCGGGCGAAGACCTGTTCGGCGTCTTCCTCAAGGACTACGCGCCCGGGCAATGGTGA
- a CDS encoding substrate-binding domain-containing protein, which translates to MRVTKKLLLGSVVVTAALALAACAPTTETPSGEVTDGGPSEVTVGIVTSESGPLAGYGKQYLDAFKAGLDYATDGTGEIDGTTINVEYRDDAGDPDKAVTAVKELIGSGVDIIAGTASSGVALAVAEQAEQNKVLYISGPAAADAITGINDYTFRSGRQSAQDVATAGTFLDDIEGKTVTVFAQDNAFGQGNVAAVEAILGGQGASVNSVLVAEDATEFTPFAQQVLAGAPDLVFVAWAGATSGAMWQAMSQQGVLDEIPVVTGLGDSATFGAYGEASEKINFLNHYFPEAPDNDVNSAMVEAIEDAGGTPDLFSPDGFNAAIMIVHAIQEGQGDVDAMVSALEGFEFEGPKGTMAVREGDHALIQEMYQVKLVADGGTFVPELVDTVSADDVAPAEAD; encoded by the coding sequence ATGCGGGTTACGAAGAAGTTGCTCCTGGGCTCCGTGGTCGTCACGGCAGCGCTCGCCCTGGCGGCCTGCGCGCCGACCACCGAGACGCCGTCCGGCGAGGTGACCGACGGCGGACCGTCCGAGGTCACCGTCGGCATCGTCACCAGCGAGTCCGGTCCGCTCGCCGGCTACGGCAAGCAGTACCTCGACGCGTTCAAGGCGGGGCTCGACTACGCCACCGACGGCACCGGCGAGATCGACGGCACGACGATCAACGTCGAGTACCGCGACGACGCGGGCGATCCCGACAAGGCGGTCACCGCCGTCAAGGAGCTCATCGGCTCGGGCGTCGACATCATCGCCGGCACCGCCTCATCTGGTGTCGCTCTGGCCGTCGCCGAGCAGGCCGAGCAGAACAAGGTGCTCTACATCTCCGGCCCCGCCGCTGCCGACGCGATTACGGGCATCAACGACTACACGTTCCGCTCGGGCCGCCAGAGCGCGCAGGACGTCGCGACGGCGGGCACGTTCCTCGACGACATCGAGGGCAAGACGGTGACCGTGTTCGCACAGGACAACGCGTTCGGCCAGGGCAACGTGGCGGCGGTCGAGGCGATCCTCGGCGGACAGGGTGCGTCCGTGAACTCCGTGCTCGTCGCCGAGGACGCCACCGAGTTCACGCCGTTCGCGCAGCAGGTGCTCGCCGGCGCGCCCGACCTCGTGTTCGTCGCGTGGGCGGGTGCGACTTCCGGCGCGATGTGGCAGGCGATGAGCCAGCAGGGCGTCCTCGACGAGATCCCGGTCGTGACCGGCCTCGGCGACTCGGCGACGTTCGGCGCCTACGGCGAGGCATCCGAGAAGATCAACTTCCTCAACCACTACTTCCCCGAGGCGCCCGACAACGACGTCAACTCCGCCATGGTCGAGGCGATCGAGGACGCAGGGGGCACGCCCGACCTGTTCAGCCCCGACGGCTTCAACGCGGCGATCATGATCGTCCACGCGATCCAGGAGGGCCAGGGCGACGTCGACGCGATGGTCTCGGCGCTCGAGGGCTTCGAGTTCGAGGGCCCGAAGGGCACGATGGCGGTGCGGGAGGGCGACCACGCCCTCATCCAGGAGATGTACCAGGTGAAGCTCGTCGCCGACGGCGGCACCTTCGTGCCCGAACTCGTCGACACCGTCTCGGCGGACGACGTCGCTCCCGCCGAAGCCGACTGA
- a CDS encoding branched-chain amino acid ABC transporter permease → MSTLVLTLITGVGLGALYFLVASGLSLIYGLMHVLNFAHGAFLTLSAFMGFMVAQALGTESWGSFLLSVVVGAGVGAVFATLTEFVLIRPLYERHIEQVLVTVGLSFASVALFEGIWGTDPIHIGGPPWLTQTTNVLGARIPNTYWVLMIAAVLVLAALVLFLQKTRYGMIIRAGVENRSMVTALGIDVRRSFTLVFAIGGAAAGIGGVLAMHYSTFVSAHLGQTLLIFAFIVTVVGGLGSLTGAAVASVLVAVLQQFANFYLGGTGDFIVVILLALVLLVRPTGLLGRKA, encoded by the coding sequence ATGAGCACCCTCGTCCTCACCCTCATCACCGGCGTCGGTCTGGGCGCCCTCTACTTCCTGGTCGCGAGCGGGCTGAGCCTCATCTACGGACTCATGCACGTGCTCAACTTCGCGCACGGCGCGTTCCTCACGCTGAGCGCGTTCATGGGCTTCATGGTCGCGCAGGCGCTCGGCACCGAATCGTGGGGATCGTTCCTGCTGTCCGTCGTCGTCGGCGCGGGCGTGGGCGCCGTGTTCGCGACGCTCACCGAGTTCGTGCTCATCCGCCCGCTCTACGAGCGGCATATCGAGCAGGTGCTGGTGACGGTCGGCCTGTCGTTCGCCTCCGTCGCGCTCTTCGAGGGGATCTGGGGCACCGACCCCATCCACATCGGCGGACCCCCGTGGCTCACGCAGACGACGAACGTGCTCGGCGCCCGCATCCCGAACACCTACTGGGTGCTGATGATCGCCGCGGTGCTCGTGCTGGCCGCCCTCGTGCTGTTCCTGCAGAAGACGCGCTACGGCATGATCATCCGCGCCGGCGTCGAGAACCGCTCGATGGTGACGGCGCTCGGCATCGACGTGCGGCGCTCGTTCACCCTGGTCTTCGCGATCGGCGGCGCGGCGGCGGGAATCGGCGGGGTGCTCGCGATGCACTACTCGACATTCGTGTCGGCGCACCTCGGACAGACGCTCCTCATCTTCGCGTTCATCGTCACCGTCGTCGGCGGCCTCGGCTCGCTCACCGGTGCCGCGGTCGCATCCGTGCTGGTCGCGGTGCTGCAGCAGTTCGCCAATTTCTACCTCGGCGGCACCGGCGACTTCATCGTCGTCATCCTGCTGGCGCTCGTGCTGCTGGTGCGCCCGACCGGACTCCTCGGGAGGAAGGCATGA
- a CDS encoding ABC transporter ATP-binding protein, translated as MSSIDARGGAASAAILTVRNLRCTIAGQQVVEDVSFDVPATGITAVLGRNGVGKTSSLRGILGLMARRGEVTLAGERIDGLPTHRIVRRGVGYVPEDREVFSKLTVAENLALAERQRNPRHEFVAHLFPDLVARRDQQAGTLSGGQQQMVSVARALLNDNRLLLVDEPTKGLAPKIVAEVAEALQEASTSVPILLVEQNLEVVRRLADDAVVIAGGRVAHVGKARDILDDEDLTRRLLGVHVEHAA; from the coding sequence ATGAGCAGCATCGATGCCAGGGGCGGCGCGGCCAGCGCCGCCATTCTCACCGTACGGAACCTTCGGTGCACCATCGCGGGTCAGCAGGTCGTGGAGGACGTCTCGTTCGACGTGCCCGCCACCGGCATCACGGCGGTGCTCGGCCGCAACGGTGTCGGCAAGACGTCGTCGCTGCGCGGCATCCTCGGGCTCATGGCGCGTCGCGGTGAGGTGACGCTCGCCGGCGAGCGCATCGACGGCCTGCCGACGCACCGCATCGTGCGGCGCGGCGTCGGGTACGTCCCTGAGGACCGCGAGGTCTTCTCGAAGCTCACCGTCGCCGAGAACCTTGCTCTCGCGGAGCGACAGCGCAACCCGCGACACGAGTTCGTGGCGCACCTCTTCCCCGACCTCGTCGCCCGTCGCGATCAGCAGGCCGGCACGCTCTCCGGCGGCCAGCAGCAGATGGTGTCGGTCGCGCGGGCACTGCTCAACGACAACCGGCTGCTGCTCGTCGACGAGCCCACCAAGGGCCTCGCCCCGAAGATCGTCGCCGAGGTCGCCGAGGCCCTCCAGGAGGCGTCGACGTCCGTTCCGATCCTCCTGGTCGAACAGAACCTGGAGGTCGTGCGCCGCCTGGCCGACGACGCCGTCGTCATCGCCGGCGGGCGCGTCGCGCACGTCGGCAAGGCGCGCGACATCCTCGACGATGAGGACCTCACCCGCCGCCTCCTCGGCGTCCACGTGGAGCACGCTGCATGA
- a CDS encoding YkvA family protein yields MPDWAVAVISAVGGLIIVWLVLLLILWVQQRRAGRNVDWRQIIRLVADVVVLLKRLIVDPEVPRATRWWLGGLLAYLLLPIDLVPDFIPVLGYADDAIIVAIALRYAIRTAGTPAIERWWPGTPEGLGSLLSLVGAR; encoded by the coding sequence ATGCCGGACTGGGCCGTCGCCGTCATCTCCGCGGTCGGCGGGCTCATCATCGTCTGGCTGGTGCTGCTGCTCATCCTGTGGGTGCAGCAGCGCCGAGCGGGTCGCAACGTTGACTGGCGCCAGATCATACGACTCGTCGCCGACGTCGTCGTGCTGCTGAAGCGCCTGATCGTCGATCCCGAGGTGCCGCGGGCCACCCGGTGGTGGCTCGGCGGGCTGCTGGCGTACCTGCTGCTGCCGATCGACCTGGTGCCGGACTTCATCCCGGTGCTCGGATACGCGGACGATGCGATCATCGTCGCGATCGCGCTGCGGTACGCGATCCGAACAGCCGGGACACCCGCCATCGAGCGCTGGTGGCCGGGGACGCCGGAGGGACTCGGCAGCCTGCTCTCGCTGGTGGGCGCGCGCTGA
- a CDS encoding inositol monophosphatase family protein, which yields MTSPSPVSTFDTPFEGDLRADLDLALRLADAADAASMSRFDAADLDVHLKADASHVTEADLATERALRDLLEFERPGDGVFGEEYGVTGDSARQWIIDPIDGTANYLKGIPMWTTLIALAIDGVPRVGVASQPAIGRRWWAATGLGAWTNTPTGATKRLAVSTVDAIADSSVSFQSIGQWRHAGKLDALERLTSSVWRDRGYGDAWPYMLLAEGRLEFVAEFDVKEYDIAALVPIVTEAGGKFTSFDGDDSISGRSSLATNRVLHSAYLDLLHSA from the coding sequence GTGACCTCCCCCTCCCCCGTTTCGACGTTCGACACGCCGTTCGAGGGAGATCTCCGGGCCGATCTCGATCTCGCCCTGCGTCTGGCCGATGCGGCGGATGCGGCATCCATGTCCCGCTTCGATGCGGCCGATCTCGACGTCCACCTGAAGGCCGACGCGAGCCACGTCACCGAGGCCGATCTCGCCACGGAGCGCGCCCTGCGCGACCTGCTCGAGTTCGAACGCCCGGGTGACGGCGTGTTCGGCGAGGAGTACGGCGTCACGGGCGATTCGGCGCGGCAGTGGATCATCGACCCGATCGACGGCACCGCGAACTACCTCAAGGGCATCCCTATGTGGACGACCCTCATCGCCCTCGCGATCGACGGCGTGCCGCGCGTGGGGGTGGCCAGCCAGCCCGCCATCGGCCGGCGCTGGTGGGCGGCGACCGGACTCGGCGCCTGGACCAACACGCCGACGGGTGCGACGAAGCGCCTCGCGGTGTCGACGGTGGATGCGATCGCCGACTCCAGCGTGAGCTTCCAGAGCATCGGGCAGTGGCGCCATGCCGGCAAGCTCGACGCGCTCGAGCGGCTGACCTCGTCGGTGTGGCGCGATCGCGGCTACGGCGACGCCTGGCCGTACATGCTGCTGGCCGAGGGGCGCCTCGAGTTCGTCGCCGAGTTCGACGTCAAGGAGTACGACATCGCCGCGCTCGTGCCGATCGTGACCGAGGCCGGCGGCAAGTTCACATCGTTCGACGGCGACGACTCGATCTCCGGGCGTTCCTCGCTCGCGACCAACCGCGTGCTCCATTCCGCCTATCTCGACCTGCTCCACTCCGCCTGA
- a CDS encoding MarR family winged helix-turn-helix transcriptional regulator, with amino-acid sequence MTHDQDIETLIVAAHALTRVAALETASETPAAQWRTLTILRDHGALRVGELARLSRVTQPGMTRLIGHMTDHGLVLRTTDAADSRATVVEVTALGLEALQTWLLQLTAALAPHFEDLEPDEWEALRTTASVLTRTLDRTRTASAAGTAEATR; translated from the coding sequence GTGACCCACGATCAGGACATCGAGACCCTCATCGTCGCCGCCCACGCGCTCACCCGCGTCGCGGCGCTCGAGACCGCCAGCGAGACCCCCGCCGCGCAGTGGCGGACGCTCACGATCCTGCGGGACCACGGCGCGCTGCGCGTCGGTGAGCTCGCCCGCCTCAGCCGCGTGACCCAGCCCGGCATGACGCGGCTGATCGGTCACATGACCGACCACGGGCTGGTGTTGAGGACGACGGATGCCGCGGACTCGCGGGCGACGGTCGTCGAGGTGACCGCGCTCGGCCTCGAAGCGCTCCAGACGTGGCTGCTGCAGCTCACCGCCGCGCTCGCCCCGCACTTCGAGGACCTGGAACCCGATGAGTGGGAAGCCCTCCGGACGACCGCTTCCGTCCTCACGCGCACGCTCGACCGCACGCGCACCGCGTCGGCCGCCGGCACGGCCGAGGCCACCCGATGA
- a CDS encoding NUDIX hydrolase, with the protein MSTSNPASTSTRSIRVSAAVILNDRDELLLVRKAGTTAFMQPGGKPEPDETAAETLSRELFEELGLSVEPDRLDSLGLFTAAAANEPGFLVVADVFVADIGDQVPVIDAEIEELRWVSRADAQHLEIAPLARENFLPA; encoded by the coding sequence GTGAGCACCTCGAACCCGGCATCGACGTCGACGCGCAGCATCCGTGTGTCAGCCGCTGTCATCCTGAACGACCGCGATGAGCTCCTGCTGGTGCGCAAGGCCGGCACGACGGCGTTCATGCAGCCGGGAGGCAAACCCGAACCGGACGAGACGGCGGCCGAGACGCTGAGCCGAGAACTGTTCGAGGAGCTGGGGCTTTCGGTGGAGCCCGATCGGCTGGATTCGCTGGGCCTGTTCACGGCGGCCGCGGCGAACGAACCGGGCTTCCTCGTGGTGGCGGACGTGTTCGTCGCTGACATCGGCGATCAGGTGCCGGTGATCGACGCCGAGATCGAGGAGCTGCGGTGGGTCTCCCGTGCCGATGCGCAGCACCTGGAGATCGCGCCGCTGGCGCGGGAGAACTTCCTGCCGGCTTGA
- a CDS encoding YaeQ family protein — protein sequence MAIGVTMYTFDIQLADVDRSVYEDLSVRVARHPSETDAFMLTRVLAYALEYEEGIGFSEGISATDEPAVLVRDLTGALVAWIEVGAPDAARLHTGSLAGARVAVYTHRDPVKVAAPWAGKKIHRADEVKLYSFDPGFFDSATSALERRNTMILSITERRLYLDLNGSSFESDIHEITAG from the coding sequence ATGGCGATCGGCGTGACGATGTACACCTTCGATATCCAGCTGGCCGACGTCGATCGGAGCGTCTACGAGGATCTCTCGGTGCGGGTGGCGCGGCATCCGTCCGAGACCGACGCGTTCATGCTGACGCGCGTGCTCGCGTACGCGCTCGAATACGAGGAGGGCATCGGGTTCAGTGAGGGGATCTCCGCGACGGATGAACCTGCCGTGCTCGTACGCGATCTCACCGGCGCGCTCGTCGCCTGGATAGAGGTGGGCGCCCCGGACGCCGCCCGCCTGCACACGGGCAGCCTCGCGGGCGCGCGCGTCGCCGTGTACACGCACCGCGATCCGGTGAAGGTGGCCGCTCCGTGGGCGGGCAAGAAGATCCATCGCGCCGACGAGGTGAAGCTCTACAGCTTCGACCCCGGCTTCTTCGATTCGGCCACCTCAGCGCTCGAGCGGCGTAACACGATGATCCTCTCGATCACGGAGAGGCGCCTCTACCTCGACCTCAACGGCTCGTCCTTCGAGTCCGACATCCACGAGATCACGGCCGGCTGA
- a CDS encoding ABC transporter ATP-binding protein, whose amino-acid sequence MNTTVPSAPVAESARRGSPLKIEGLGLQIGGATILKDVELDVDAGSLVGVIGPNGAGKTTLFNVISGLMKPTAGRVVLDDRDITTASVPARARAGLGRTFQTSSLFPKLSVLENVRVAAQVPLGGSGSLLHFPKRTDAATEVALDKLEAVGLSHKRGALAGDISHGDKRKLEIAVLLATEASIVLLDEPMAGVASGDVAGLVDNIRQMQREKGCTLLMVEHHIDVLMGLVEKVAVMYFGTIIAYDTPQRIMDDPLVQSAYLGTGSAGEAA is encoded by the coding sequence ATGAACACCACAGTCCCGTCCGCACCCGTCGCGGAGTCCGCACGCCGCGGATCTCCGCTGAAGATCGAGGGCCTCGGCCTGCAGATCGGCGGCGCGACGATCCTGAAGGACGTCGAACTCGACGTCGACGCGGGCTCCCTCGTGGGCGTCATCGGTCCGAACGGCGCCGGCAAGACCACGCTCTTCAATGTGATCTCCGGGCTCATGAAGCCCACTGCCGGCCGCGTCGTGCTCGACGACCGAGACATCACGACGGCGTCGGTGCCCGCGCGGGCGCGGGCGGGACTGGGGCGCACCTTCCAGACCTCGAGCCTGTTCCCCAAGCTGTCCGTGCTCGAGAATGTGCGTGTGGCCGCCCAGGTGCCGCTCGGCGGCTCGGGCTCGCTCCTGCATTTCCCGAAGCGGACGGATGCCGCCACGGAGGTCGCGCTGGACAAGCTCGAGGCCGTCGGGCTCAGTCACAAGCGTGGCGCGCTCGCGGGCGACATCTCGCACGGCGACAAGCGCAAGCTCGAGATCGCGGTGCTGCTGGCCACCGAGGCGAGCATCGTGCTGCTCGACGAGCCCATGGCGGGCGTCGCCTCGGGCGACGTCGCCGGGCTCGTCGACAACATCCGCCAGATGCAGCGCGAGAAGGGCTGCACCCTGCTGATGGTGGAACACCATATCGACGTCCTCATGGGGCTCGTCGAGAAGGTCGCAGTCATGTATTTCGGCACGATCATCGCCTATGACACGCCGCAGCGGATCATGGACGACCCTCTCGTGCAGAGCGCGTACCTCGGCACCGGATCGGCGGGGGAGGCGGCATGA
- a CDS encoding branched-chain amino acid ABC transporter permease, translating to MTLRQAQGPHAASSRSIRRFIPAVVGVLLVAFMAALPLLNLSLPGILPTPTYMPGTLALLSLCMVFAALALSYNLLLGSGGMLSFGHALYFGAGAYGLGIALEHFGVPLWPGVFIALIGGMVIALVTGAVSMRVSGIPFAMVTLAFAQAGSVLVRRNSQVTGGEEGLSLNTAQVPDFLIGVVNTRNLYWFTLVVLVVVYLVVLWVDTSRLGHLARATRENERRVRVLGLSPYRVRLIVFVIAAGLASLAGVAYMLLQSGTVPRSVSADLTITVLVMVVLGGVGFRWGAIVGGVLYTLLDQRLTVFAGSDAIAGLPDVLRIPLSEPLFLFGVLFIVVVMFLPGGIAGTLDAAVRRRRGEKVRGSLRQLDDAELAPETADAPAEVRA from the coding sequence ATGACCCTTCGACAGGCTCAGGGCCCGCATGCCGCCTCCTCGCGCAGCATCCGTCGCTTCATTCCCGCCGTTGTCGGCGTCCTGCTCGTCGCTTTCATGGCGGCGCTGCCGCTGCTCAACCTCTCGCTGCCGGGCATCCTGCCCACACCGACGTACATGCCGGGAACGCTCGCGCTGCTCTCGCTGTGCATGGTGTTCGCGGCGCTCGCGCTGTCGTACAACCTGCTGCTCGGCTCAGGAGGGATGCTGTCCTTCGGCCACGCTCTCTACTTCGGCGCCGGCGCCTACGGGCTGGGCATCGCGCTCGAGCACTTCGGCGTGCCGCTCTGGCCCGGCGTCTTCATCGCGTTGATCGGCGGCATGGTGATCGCGCTCGTGACCGGCGCCGTGTCGATGCGGGTCTCGGGCATCCCGTTCGCGATGGTGACGCTGGCGTTCGCGCAGGCCGGCTCGGTGCTCGTGCGCCGCAACTCGCAGGTCACCGGCGGCGAGGAGGGGCTCAGCCTCAACACGGCGCAGGTGCCCGACTTCCTCATCGGGGTCGTGAACACGCGCAACCTGTACTGGTTCACGCTTGTCGTGCTCGTGGTGGTGTATCTCGTGGTGCTGTGGGTCGACACCTCGCGTCTGGGGCACCTCGCCCGGGCGACGCGCGAGAACGAGCGGCGCGTGCGCGTGCTCGGGCTCTCGCCGTACCGCGTGCGACTCATCGTGTTCGTCATCGCCGCGGGGCTCGCCAGTCTCGCCGGCGTGGCGTACATGCTGCTGCAGTCGGGCACCGTCCCGCGGTCCGTGTCGGCCGACCTCACGATCACCGTCCTGGTGATGGTGGTGCTGGGTGGCGTCGGATTCCGCTGGGGTGCCATCGTGGGCGGTGTGCTTTACACGCTGCTCGATCAGCGACTCACGGTGTTCGCCGGCTCCGACGCCATCGCCGGGCTTCCCGACGTGCTGCGGATTCCGCTGTCGGAGCCGCTGTTCCTTTTCGGAGTGCTCTTCATCGTCGTGGTGATGTTCCTCCCGGGCGGTATCGCGGGAACGCTCGACGCTGCGGTCCGGCGCCGCCGCGGCGAGAAGGTGCGCGGGTCGCTGCGGCAGCTCGACGACGCCGAGCTGGCACCCGAGACGGCCGACGCGCCGGCGGAGGTGCGCGCATGA